The Streptomyces sp. NBC_00597 DNA segment CGCCGTCGGAGTGGCCTGCGAGGCCGTCCTCGCCCTCCCAGAGCAGGCCGGCGCACCACAGCTCGCGGCCGGTCTCGAAGGCGTGTACGTCGGTGCCGATGCCGACGAGCGGGATCAGCGGCGCGGCGGCGGCCGGGGCCTGGGATCCGGATCCTGCGGGGCTAGTACGCATCGGTGGCCCTCCTGCGGGCGAGTACGGCCTCGGCGAGGACCAGGTCGAGCGGGCGGGTGACCTTGAAGGCCTCTTCGTGGCCGGGGACCACCATGACGGTGATGCCGAGCTGCTCCACCATTCCGGCGTCGTCGGTGGCGCCCTCGCCGTTGACGGCGATGCTCTCGTGCGCGCGGACGAGGGTGGCGCGGTCGAAGCCCTGCGGGGTCTGGACGGCGCGCAGCCGGGCGCGCTCGGGGGTGGCGACGACCGGTTCGGGCTCGCCGGGCCCGCCGGGCTCGACTTCCTTGACGGTGTCGGCGAGCGGCAGGGCGGGCACGACGGCGGGCGCGCCGTCGCGTACGGCCTCGACGACGGAGTCGACGGTGTCCACGGGGACGAGCGGGCGGGCGGCGTCGTGGATGAGGACGGAGGTGATGTCCGCGGGGAGCGCGGCGAGGCCGGCGCGTACGGACTCCTGGCGGGTGTCTCCGCCGGGGACGACCAGGATCTCGGTGCGGTCGGTCAGGGCGTGCTCGTCGAGGAGCCGGCGCACGTCGGCGGCGCCGTCGGACGGGGCGACGACGACCACGAGGCAGACGGCCCGGGAGCGGGCCATCGCGCGGACGGCGTGGATGAGCATGGGGGTGCCGCCGAGGGCCCGCAGGGCCTTGGGGGCGCCGGGGCCGAGGCGTACCCCGCGGCCGGCGGCCGGGATCACCGCGGCGGTGCGGTGGGCCCGCGATTCGTCAGACATCAGTAGCTCCGAGCCAGGTTTGTGACTTCGGCCGACATGGGTATGGCCTGAAGGGTGCCGGGTGCGAAGCCCTCGCCCCTTCCGTGACGACCGGCCGAGCAGGCTGTCCGGACCCGGCGCGCCGGTGGAAACGTGTAAGAGGTGTGGGTACAGACATGCCGCAGCGCCCGGCAACAGCCCCCTCGTGGAGGAGAGGGCTTGTCATCGGGCACCGCGGCACAACTGTGTAGACGGGGTTTCGCGTCAGGACGCGAGGACCTCGTCGAGGAGGGCCTCAGCCTTGTCCTCATTGGTGTTCTCAGCGAGCGCGAGCTCGCTCACCAGGATCTGGCGCGCCTTCGCGAGCATGCGCTTCTCACCCGCGGAAAGCCCGCGCTCACGCTCACGACGCCACAGGTCACGCACCACTTCGGCGACCTTGATGACATCGCCAGAAGCGAGCTTCTCCAGATTTGCCTTGTAGCGCCGGGACCAGTTCGTCGGCTCTTCGGCATACGGTGCACGAAGCACCTCGAAGACCCGGTCCAGCCCGTCCTGGCCGACTACGTCGCGAACGCCGACGAACTCCGCATTGTCCGCAGGCACACGAACCGTCAGGTCGCCCTGGGCGACCTTGAGCACCAAGTAGGTCTTGTCCACGCCTTTGATCTGGCGAGTTTCGATGGCCTCGATCAGCGCGGCCCCGTGATGGGGATAGACCACGGTGTCGCCAACCTTGAACGTCATGTGACAGGTACCCCTTCCGTGGCTATCCAGGGTAACACGAGAACTGACTGTTATGAATGGCGTTTTCGCAGGTCAGGGCACATCTCGGGGCTTGACAACAGCGACAGGAACGTGCTGCGGCGGGCTTCCGGAGGGGGGTATTCGCAGGTCGGAGGTGTTGTGCGGACCGGGCGAAACGGCCACGTTACACCTGGGCGACGACCCCGCCAGTGTGACGTACGTCCCGTTTTGCCGGTTTCGAAGCCGGGAAACCGAACTACTCCGTTCGACTGGCGGGCACCAGTACGGAGCGGTTCCGGCCCAATCCGGAATTGATCACCCGGGCTTGTTCGAAGGAATCCCGGAATTGATCACCGCAGGCTCGGCGCGCGATATGCGGGTGGCATGTGATCGGCAGATGAACACCGCGGGAAGTGCCACGCGGAAGGACGGGCGCAAGGGCGGCCGGAAGCCCCGGCGGAATGCAAGATCGTGGCGGCGGTGCAGGGCGGCCCGTGCGCTGCGGAGGGTCGGGTGCGGGGGCGGGGCGGCGGCTCGGTAACCTAAGCGCGCTGACACACCCTTAGGGCGGCTTTACCTCGGTCGCCCCGAGACTGCCCACCCTTCCGTTCCGTACGTCCAAGGAGTTGCCGCCGCCGTGAGCCGCAGCCTTCGACGCGGCGCCCTCGCCGCCACTGCCATCGTGTTCTCGATCGCCTCGCTGGCCGCTTGCGGTGCAGGCACCAACGCGGAGACGCTCCAGATCAAGCCGGACAACGCCGCCGTCACCAAGGGCGACATCAAGATCCAGAACGCGCTGGTGATCACTCCGGGCGAGAAGGGCAAGAAGGGCCCCGCCGCGGTCTCCGCGACGGTCTTCAACAGCGGCACCAAGCCGCAGACGCTTGACGCGATCACCCTCCCGGGTGGCAATGTCAAGGTCGTGCTGAAGCCCGCCGAGGGTGCCGGCAAGGTGACCGTGCCCGCCGGAGGCTCCGTGGTCCTGGGCGGCAAGGGCAACGCGTCCGCCGTGATCGAGGGCGGCGAGGGCGTGCAGAACGGCAACGCGCAGAAGGTCGTCTTCCAGCTGAGCAACGCGGGTGACGTCGAGATCGCTGCGTTCGTCGTCCCGAACACCGGCATGTACGCGGGCTTCGGTCCGACCGAGGCGCCGGTCGCCGCACCCGGCGCCACCCCGTCGGGCAGCCCCTCGGGCACGCCGTCGGGCAGCCCGTCCGGCTCGCCCGCCACGACCCCGTCGGGCGCCGCTTCGGGCGCGCCGGCAGGCACCCCGTCGGGTTCCCCGTCGCACAGCGCCGGTCACTGACCCCGGCAACAGCACGTAGGCGAAAGGGCCCCCGTCCGCAGGAGCGGACGGGGGCCCTTTCGCCTACGCATTACGCGCGAGCGCCGCGGGCCTACGGCTCGAACTTGTAGCCCAGGCCGCGGACCGTGACCAGGTAGCGCGGCGCGCCCGGGTCCGGCTCGATCTTGGCGCGCAGGCGCTTGACGTGGACGTCCAGGGTCTTGGTGTCGCCGACGTAGTCCGCGCCCCACACCCGGTCGATCAGCTGCATGCGCGTGAGCACGCGGCCCGCGTTGCGCAGCAGCATCTCCAGCAGGTCGAACTCCTTGAGGGGGAGGTCCACCTTGGCGCCGGCCACCGTCACCACATGGCGGTCGACGTCCATGCGTACGGGTCCGGCCTCCAGCGCGGCCGGAGTGACCTCCTCCGGCTCGCCGCGGCGGCGCAGGACCGCGCGGATGCGGGCGACCAGCTCCCGCGAGGAGAAGGGCTTCGTGACGTAGTCGTCGGCTCCTATCTCCAGCCCGACGACCTTGTCGATCTCGCTGTCCTTGGCGGTCACCATGATGACGGGCACGTTGGAGCGGCCGCGCAGCTGCCGGCAGACCTCGGTGCCGGGCAGGCCGGGCAGCATCAGGTCGAGGAGGACGAGGTCGGCGCCGTTGCGCTCGAACTCGTCGAGCCCGTCGGGCCCGGTCGCGGCGATGGCGACCTCGAAGCCCTCCTTGCGGAGCATGTAGGAAAGGGCGTCGCTGAAGGATTCCTCATCCTCGACGACGAGCACTCGGGTCACGGAAGGACCTCCGGGGCAGGAATGGCTGGCGTGGTTCTTTGCGGTGCGCGGTTCAGGCAGGGGTGGGGTGGCTGGGTAGGGGTTCCGTGGCCGGGGTGGCCGCGGGAGCCTGGGTCGGAGCGGCTGCTTCCGGCAGGCGCAGGGTGAACGTGGAGCCCTGACCCTCGGAGCTCCATACGGACACCTCTCCGCCGTGCGAGGCCGCTACGTGCTTCACGATCGCAAGGCCGAGGCCGGTTCCTCCCGTGGCGCGGGAGCGGGCCGGGTCCACACGGTAGAAGCGCTCGAAGATGCGCTCGCGGTCCTTTTCCGGGATGCCGATGCCCTGGTCGGTCACGGCGATCTCGATCAAGTCTCCCCCAGGCGCCGAGACCCTACGTCCGGCTATGCCGACGCGGGTACGGGCGGGGCTGTAGTTGACGGCGTTCTCCACGAGGTTGCCGAGGGCTGCCGCGAGCTGTCCGCGGTGGCCCCAGACGCGCAGGTCGGCGGTGCCGCCGGCGGCCATGATGATCTGCTTGGAGGACGCCGTGTGGCGGCAGCGGTCGATGGCCTCGGCGACCAGCGTGTCCACTCGTACGGGCTCCGCGTCCTCCAGCGGATCGTCGTTCTGCACCCGGGAGAGGTCGATGAGTTCCTGTACGAGGTTGATCAGGCGGGCGGCCTCGATCTGCATGCGGCCGGCGAAGCGGCTGACCGCCTCGGGGTCGTCCGCGGCGTCCATGACGGCCTCGGAGAGCAGGGAGATCGCCCCGACCGGGGTCTTCAGCTCGTGCGAGACGTTCGCGACGAAGTCGCGCCGTACGGCTTCGATGCGGCGGGCCTCGGTGAGGTCCTCGACGAGCAGCAGGACGAGCCGGGAGCCGAGCGGGGCGACGCGCGCCGAGACGGCGAGGGCCTCGCCGCGGCCGGTGCCGCGCCGGGGCAGGTCGAGCTCGACCTGGCGTATTTCCCCGTCGCGGCGGGTGTCGCGGGCCATGTGGAGCATGGGCTCGACGGCCAGTTTGCCGCCGCGGACCAGTCCGAGGGCATACGCCGCCGAGCTGGCCTTGACCACCGCGTCGCCCTCGTCGAGTACGACGGCGGAGGAGCGGAGCACGGAGAGGACGGTGTCCACGCCGGGCGGGAGCACCGCGTTGATGTCGGGGCGCATGGAGCTCCGGGTGGGGCGGGCTTGGTCGCGCTCGCTCCAGCGGAACGCCAGCATCGCGATCACACCGGTGCAAAGACCGGCGATCGCTGCAGCTGCGGCGACCGCCGCGTTCACGTCCATGGATCCAGGTTAAGCAGGCGCGACGGCACTTCCACAGCCGTTCGGGTGGCACCTCGAACAGTCGTCGCCCAGAGTTCACCGTGCCGACGGGGTTGATTCACTTGTGATGCCGGAGTCGGACGCGTTCGCGGCCCACCGTGTCAACGTGGGGCAGTAGGCCGCCCCGGCCCGGCCCACGGGCAGTAGAGGCAGTAGAGGCAGTAGGCAAGAGAGGGACAACCCATGCGTGACGCGTACCACGAGGAACTGGACTCGATCGGAGAAGGCCTGGTCGAGATGGCCCGGCTCGTCGGTTCCGCGATCGGGCGGGCCACGACGTCCATGCTCGACGCCGACCTGAAGCTCGCCGAGAGCGTCATCGCCGCCGACCAGAAGGTCGACGACCTGCAGCACGACCTGGAGGCGCGTGCCATCGCGCTGCTGGCCCGCCAGCAGCCGGTCGCCACCGACCTGCGCATCGTGGTGACCTCGCTGCGCATGTCCGCGGACCTGGAGCGCTCGGGCGACCTGGCGCAGCACGTGGCGAAGCTGGCCCGGCTGCGGTTCCCGGACACGGCGGTGCCGCGGGACCTGCACGCGACCATCCTGGAGATGGGGCAGCTGGCGCAGCGCCTGATGGCGAAGGCGGCGGAGGTCATCATCACGAAGGACGTCGACCTGGCGCTCCAGCTGGAGCAGGACGACGACGAGATGGACCAGCTGCACCGCACGCTGTTCCAGCACCTGATGGACGACCGCTGGAAGCACGGCATCGAGACCGCCGTGGACGTGACGCTGCTGGGCCGCTACTACGAGCGTTTCGCCGACCACGCGGTGTCGGTGGCCAAGCGCGTGGTGTACCTGGTGACGGGCGAGCACGCGGACGAGCTGCAGGCGCCGACGCAGGTCGACGGCGTCTGAGCCCTGAGCCGTTCTGCCCCAGTGCGCCGTTGACGCGCCGGTCCGGCTGGGCATGAATGAGGGCGAAGGCACTACGACGCCACGCACGCCGCCTGCGAGGAGGATCCATGCCCGATTCCCCCGTTCCCATCACCCCGGACCAAGAACAGCAGCCCCGACCCGAACCGCTACGGCTCCCGCTGCTCGCGGCTTGCGGCTGCGGCTCGGGCTGCGGCTGCGGCTGCCAGTCCGGCGCGCCCTGCCAGTGCGGCGGCTGACCCGCCGCCCCGGCATCCCGTGTGCGAAGGGCCCCGTCCGTAAACGTCGGACGGGGTCCTTCGCGCGTGGGCCCGGTGCGCTCGGCGCCGGCTCAGGACTTGCCGCGGCTCCGGGCATCGGCGTCGGCCTCCGCCATCGCCTCGGCCTCGGCCTCCTCCAAAGCGATGCCGAAGCCGAGTGCCTGCGCGATGTGCCCTGAGGCCGACATGACGCGTGCGGTGCCCACGACGGGGGCGATCGCGACGAGCACGTCCTGGATCTGCTCGGCGCTGAGGTCGGCCTTGGCCGCGGCACCGATGTGGGCGAGGTAGGAGACCGGCGGCGCATCCATGGCCACGAGAGCGGCAATGCGGGTCAGGATGAGCGTCCCGTCGTCCATGCCGCACCGCTCGATCGAATCGAGGGTCATCGCGGCGAGGGTGTCGAGGACCGGCGTGTCGGAGGTCTTGGCCATGTTCGGACCGCCTATCAGTACGTGCGGAACCCACACGCGCAACCCGGGGCCACCGGCCTCCGCGCGTCGGCGATTGCCCTTCCACGGTAGGACCGGCCCCACCCCCGCGCGCGTTGGTCCGTCCGGGGCACGCCCACCCTCCGCACGGAACGTGCAGAAGCCCCCCGCCCGCCGTGCCCGGCGCTACTTCTTGCCCTGGGTGGGCGGTCGATGGTGGTCGCCGTCTGGCTCGTCGCTTGTCGCTTGTCGGCTCACAGGTCAGACGCGGCTTTCGTTCCCACGGCAGGTACGGAAGCGTCCTCGTCCTGCGGGCGACAAGCGACAAGGCGGGCGGGCGCCGGCGGAGCGGGCGACGGCCTCCCCCACGGCTCTCGGCACGGGGCCATTGCGGACGCCGCACCCATCAGACCTGCCAGACCTGCCAGACCTGTCACCCGAATGGCCCAACATGACGTGCCACCCACATGGGTGAACATCAAGCTGGCTAGTGCCCCAACCGAGGCAATCCGTGAAAGGGAAACCACATGCGCATTCGACGAATCCTCGCCGCCGTCATCGCCACGGCAGCCCTCGCCGGACTTGGCCTCACAGGCGCCGCCACCGCTACCGCCGCCACCGCACAGGGTGCCGCAACCTACGTCACCCCTTCTGAGTGCAAGCAGGGCGGCGGAACGCCCGATCTGACGGACAACGTCTGCAAGGGCGGTACGCACAACGGGGAGCAGGTCGACTGAACCCCCACAAGGCGCCCCGCAGCCACGCGCCGGGGCGCTCGCGCGCGAAGTAGTCCACCGCCTCATCGGAGCCCCCCGCCCGCCGCTCCCCGGCGAGCGGGGGGCTCTGTGCGCGGCGGGAAGGGGGCGGGTTCGGCCGGACGGGCGGGGCGGGCGGGGCTGAACGGGGGACCGGTGGGGTGGGGCGGTAACCGGGGGAACGGGCGGGGCGTTCCCCGCGCATGAAGCTGAATCGAACCTCGCTCGTCGGCGCTCTCGCCGGCACCGTCCTGCTCCTCGGCGGTGCGCCCGCCCAGGCCGTCGACAACCCGCTGCTCTCGCTCCTCGACAACCTCAACGTCTCCGACATCTCGGAGGTC contains these protein-coding regions:
- the ispD gene encoding 2-C-methyl-D-erythritol 4-phosphate cytidylyltransferase, with the protein product MSDESRAHRTAAVIPAAGRGVRLGPGAPKALRALGGTPMLIHAVRAMARSRAVCLVVVVAPSDGAADVRRLLDEHALTDRTEILVVPGGDTRQESVRAGLAALPADITSVLIHDAARPLVPVDTVDSVVEAVRDGAPAVVPALPLADTVKEVEPGGPGEPEPVVATPERARLRAVQTPQGFDRATLVRAHESIAVNGEGATDDAGMVEQLGITVMVVPGHEEAFKVTRPLDLVLAEAVLARRRATDAY
- a CDS encoding CarD family transcriptional regulator — translated: MTFKVGDTVVYPHHGAALIEAIETRQIKGVDKTYLVLKVAQGDLTVRVPADNAEFVGVRDVVGQDGLDRVFEVLRAPYAEEPTNWSRRYKANLEKLASGDVIKVAEVVRDLWRRERERGLSAGEKRMLAKARQILVSELALAENTNEDKAEALLDEVLAS
- a CDS encoding DUF461 domain-containing protein; this translates as MSRSLRRGALAATAIVFSIASLAACGAGTNAETLQIKPDNAAVTKGDIKIQNALVITPGEKGKKGPAAVSATVFNSGTKPQTLDAITLPGGNVKVVLKPAEGAGKVTVPAGGSVVLGGKGNASAVIEGGEGVQNGNAQKVVFQLSNAGDVEIAAFVVPNTGMYAGFGPTEAPVAAPGATPSGSPSGTPSGSPSGSPATTPSGAASGAPAGTPSGSPSHSAGH
- a CDS encoding response regulator transcription factor — encoded protein: MTRVLVVEDEESFSDALSYMLRKEGFEVAIAATGPDGLDEFERNGADLVLLDLMLPGLPGTEVCRQLRGRSNVPVIMVTAKDSEIDKVVGLEIGADDYVTKPFSSRELVARIRAVLRRRGEPEEVTPAALEAGPVRMDVDRHVVTVAGAKVDLPLKEFDLLEMLLRNAGRVLTRMQLIDRVWGADYVGDTKTLDVHVKRLRAKIEPDPGAPRYLVTVRGLGYKFEP
- a CDS encoding ATP-binding protein, yielding MDVNAAVAAAAAIAGLCTGVIAMLAFRWSERDQARPTRSSMRPDINAVLPPGVDTVLSVLRSSAVVLDEGDAVVKASSAAYALGLVRGGKLAVEPMLHMARDTRRDGEIRQVELDLPRRGTGRGEALAVSARVAPLGSRLVLLLVEDLTEARRIEAVRRDFVANVSHELKTPVGAISLLSEAVMDAADDPEAVSRFAGRMQIEAARLINLVQELIDLSRVQNDDPLEDAEPVRVDTLVAEAIDRCRHTASSKQIIMAAGGTADLRVWGHRGQLAAALGNLVENAVNYSPARTRVGIAGRRVSAPGGDLIEIAVTDQGIGIPEKDRERIFERFYRVDPARSRATGGTGLGLAIVKHVAASHGGEVSVWSSEGQGSTFTLRLPEAAAPTQAPAATPATEPLPSHPTPA
- the phoU gene encoding phosphate signaling complex protein PhoU, with translation MRDAYHEELDSIGEGLVEMARLVGSAIGRATTSMLDADLKLAESVIAADQKVDDLQHDLEARAIALLARQQPVATDLRIVVTSLRMSADLERSGDLAQHVAKLARLRFPDTAVPRDLHATILEMGQLAQRLMAKAAEVIITKDVDLALQLEQDDDEMDQLHRTLFQHLMDDRWKHGIETAVDVTLLGRYYERFADHAVSVAKRVVYLVTGEHADELQAPTQVDGV
- a CDS encoding carboxymuconolactone decarboxylase family protein, producing the protein MAKTSDTPVLDTLAAMTLDSIERCGMDDGTLILTRIAALVAMDAPPVSYLAHIGAAAKADLSAEQIQDVLVAIAPVVGTARVMSASGHIAQALGFGIALEEAEAEAMAEADADARSRGKS